The following DNA comes from Pararge aegeria chromosome 25, ilParAegt1.1, whole genome shotgun sequence.
GCAAATATTGTTGATGTAACTTATAAGGTAAAATAACATACATTACAAAGGTATACGATAAAAATgtacatcgtcatcatcatatcaacccatcaccggcccactacagggcacgagttttCTACCACAACGAGTTTTTAggtcgcagtccaccacgcttgcctagtgcggattggtggacttcacacacctttaagaacagtatgaagaactctcagttataatggtttcctcacgatacttTCCCACaccgttagagcaagtgatattcaattgcttaaagtGCACATAACATTGCAAAGTAAGAGgtgtgtttgtatactcatagtCAGTGAGTATACAAACGCAACTCTGGGTTCGAACTCTGTGTgtccgaaagtgaaaccgaagcctAGTggttactaggctatcacaaaAAAGGTACACTTTGGTACAGTCAATTTATAATCTTAAGCAGTATGGAAACTAGACAATAGGATAATTTATAATGCAGGTAACATTACAGACATTACAGTAACGCGAGCGACCACTCGGCTCGACTCGGTAACCCCGACTGAAATACTTCGATAATAGCTTCGGGCCCTCGTAAAGAAGTGCATCTGTGTGTTTGTCTCACCTTTGTCGGTAGTTTTCATACAGCTTTAATACATTTACTGTGACTCCGGCTTTATCACAATGTATACTTTTTttacgttatattttttttaaatttaaataggacTATAGACGGGTGGGGGACCGCTTTCTAAGGGTTCGGTCTTGATGGATATCTGAAGGTTTTGCGGCGATGACGTCACGGGAGCGAATTTGGTGCGCTCCAGATTATACATCTGAAAAggaaacaaatttttaaaattttaataagtggGGGAAAAAAAGAACTGTCTAAATCAtgctaatataaatatatacaacgtgttaatgaaaaccgaaatagtaCTTCCCAGGCTTTAgagttatattatgtactgtctctaagaccTATATgtaaagccggcaacgcatcggtggcaccactggtgctgcagatgtttataggCGGCTGTGTTCACTTAACagcaggtgacccacttgctcgtttgcccgctattaatattttaaaaaaaatgtgaaaccgaaaaaaaagattttactaacaaaaatcagatacagccctaacatcaaatgcaccatcactttattaggtacgcgttgcttagcgtaggtactatgcgcgtgtctgtcttttatcttcattagggttgtcattagtaaacacttggaatgttttgaattttttttaatggaaaaataaatgtgcttcttttgatttaatatattcacGGCGTGATTccttatgtttatatttattttgttatttcactattttctttgattatttacattacacatttgtctatcatttattgattttcatattttttttgaaattcttaacaatgctagatttaagaaaaaaaacgctcacttctccgcttgcggggcttttgaatgcccaagcaaccgacAGTCCGGGCTCCGGAGTATGAAACCTCCTCATAATACGCGCCATTTCAAGACCTAATATACTATATAAGAACTAAATAGAGCCTTTTATATCCGACCCTTGTACAACAACCAAGTGAAAGCTTCTATATATTTGTTATGATTATTAGGTTTAATGGACGacgtgtttgtattatctttattaCTTATCGTGAGCTTACCCAAAGAGTATACGAGCACTACGTCAAATAATGGTATCACGGTATCGTACCTTCATAAACAGCGGCGTAGAGAGTTGAGCCACGCTGGTGGCTTTGTTGAAGGAGTCTTCCTCAGAAGCGAGCGATACGTCCACTGGGGGCACCTTGAGGCGTGGGAACCGCTTCTTCGAAAGCTGCTCCTCATCAGAGTCTGATGGCGGAGGTCGGACCTAAATGGgtgatgatattttaattaataaaagttgatTCACGTCGCAAGGCGTGATAGCCTAGaagttaggacttcagcttctctttcggggggtcgaTTTCCAATCAGcgattccagcacgcacctgttacttttctaagttatgtgcgttttaaggaattaaaatgttacatgcttcaacggtgaagaaaaacatcgttcatcgtggaaacctgcatgcctgagagatctccaactcagaggcatgtggagtccaccaatccgatcCGATATccttgcccagcgtggtggagtaagATTTAaatccttctcactgtgggaggatacccgagacctgtagtgggccggtaataggttgatatgaagTTGATTCGGCCTCCATTTCGAGGGgaccaggttcgatccccggcacgcacccctaaaatagcacttgctttaaacggcggGAACGCACGCGTGGGAgttcccataatgttctcaaaggcgtaaataaagtttataactCCGCGACGTTAACAATGATTTTGATGAGCCAGGCAAAGATAATTGACCTTACAGCCTATTCAATTGTATATTGTTGTTTTTGCTTTGTCCCCTTTAACACAGGCAAAGATCAGAGAGCATACAGCCTATTCAGTGGAAATCTTAAAACCGTTGAATCTATGTCAACACTTACTTTTCTAGGACGACCGGGTCCTCGTCGTTTTGGTGGCATTGGTAGAGGTGATGGCGATCTAGTctgtaaataatgaaattaaaaaattaaaaaaaaagctgctACAATTGGACCAGTGCCGATCTGGCGTAGGAACCTATGAAAAAAGCGACCTTTTGACGTtttcttaaaactattttaCCTACGTTACTTATTCGTTTTTAAGCATCAGGGCAAGTCTTAAACTCACGTTGTAGCAAAATATCAAAAGtcgtctttattattattattatttaatcggtgtcccacagggttaaATTTTGGGGCCCTTTCtgtttttggtgtatataaatgatatgTCAAGTgccactgacatggtgtggccaTGTCAGTGGCACTTGGGactttgtattgtttgcagatgatataatcTCTAATTTATAAGACTGAATGATAATTCTGACGATGTAAATTGCGCCGTGTGGCATGTGTCGCAATGGTATACGGTAAATAACCTAATTTTGAATGCAAggaaaaaacaaagtgtgtggaattcaaaaataattcaaaaaccAACGGTTCCTACGCAATTTGTGAAAAACCGTAATGAAAACGGGTAACAGCTTGTTAATATATTAGCAggataattacattattttagcCCGACCCAGGACCTGATGATTCGTAGTTCAACAAAATGCCACCACTTGTtttcgaaccgatggtagagtcactacaaacagacaaactttacGTTTCAGAAGAGCTGAAATAaggcctacttggaataaattaattttaaagtttgttttttttttaattagatcgAAGAcctaacaaaacaatttttttttacctacccTTCGTTTCCTTATAGGTCTGCTACCGTCAGCGGAGCGTGTGGTCATGGACAATTTGGACTCGATCGCTTTTGGCGCGTTCATGGTGTCCACCGCTTCTTCCTTGGTCAGGATGTCGCTCATTCTGTTCTTGAAGAAGCTATCCTCAGCTATTTTGATAGCCTCGAAGAACTTATGGCCCTGGAGCGCGTACCTTATTATCTTTAGTACCTCGATCCTGTAAGCAAAGCAACAAGACATTTTTGAATCAccgttataattttcttttgttatagttataattgacagacaGAGTAACACTGCGCACGGCATGCAAGAAACGCGTCCTACAGacgtaaaatatacattttttttaaatggctaaTTTGGGCACTggataataaattcaaaatcaaaatttctttattcatgtaggcctatcacaggcgcttatgaaacgttcatacatacatgtttacataattgtaaggggatggtgataagttcgttcgccaactaaacctaaagctacgaaggttccaaacactccctggtctaagaagagcccacaacaaacttaaaaaaaataaaaaaattacccgatttttttttttgttttcatcatctcacagtatatttatttagctatgaagctagagcaatttatacccaagcttttttatcgtttaagtttaggaactatgtaattaaatattatctgtgAACTATGCAACAGATTGAAAACAAATtgataatagttaaaaattagAGTGAGATTAGgtaattttttgtattgttaaaatttcatatttttatgttttcgctCAGTTTGGGCCATTGGAAATATGATgtagtttttatatgtttttttttttgggtaaatcGAATATGATGGAActgtaaaaacaaaactaaaagtaGCGAGTTTGCTTTATACCTTGCTTTGCGTTATATAGTTTGCTCCTAAGTCTCATATGCGTGTAATTACGCCGGCTACCACACccttcggaccggaacacagaaataatcatggtgaCATTAGTTCCCCAGTCAAACTGCGGCGATTTGGAGATGTTAAGATAAAggcttaaaaacaaaattacctGCAAAGGAGTCTGGAATCATCGTCCATTTTCTTGAACAGCGGCAAAAGGGAGTTTATGAACAATTTGTCACTATCGATATGGgctatattgttttaattcacCTTAGTGAAAAGTAAACTGCAGTGATTTGGAGCTGGTAAGATAGAGGCTTGAAAACAAAATTACCTGCAAAGGAGTCTGGTATCATCGTCCATTTTCTTGAACTACGGCAAAAGGGAGTTAATGAACAGTTTGTCATTGTGGATATAGGCTATAATATGGTTTTAATTCACGTTAGTGAAAAGTAAACTGCAGTGATTTGGAGCTGGTAAGATAGAGGCTTATAACCAAGTTTACCTGCAAAGGAGTCTCGTATCATCGTCCATTTTTTTGAACAGCGGCAAAAGGGAGTTCATGAACAGTTTGTCATTGTCGATATAGGCTATAATATGGTTTTAATTCACGTTAGTGAAAAGTAAACTGCAGTGATTTGGAGCTGGTAAGTTAGAGGCTTGAAAACAAAATTACCTGCAAAGGAGCCTGGTATCATCGTCCATTTTCTTGAACAGCGGCAAAAGGGAGTTCATGAACAGTTTGTCGTCGTCAAAGTGATCATCAGGTAGAATTGCGTTCGCATCGATCTTAATCTCCAACTTCTTCTCCGCCATGGTCGCCTGGTTGCATTTGTCGTGGGTGCCCGGTTTCTCTGGTTCCGGTTTGGTTTTTAAGTCAAGCGGTTTGTCGAGTACCTCGTGCTTGATGCGCGGCATGTCTTCAGGGGGCGGGTGCTGGGGTGAGTTGGATATCTCGGAGTACGATTCGTATTTGTCTTGGGAGTAACGGGGTTTCCTGGAACAACGAAATGCCAATATCGTCATCAGCATCTAAGATCGtgacatgaccggattcgattttGTACCCAGTCGCGTGATTaattggcccttgactgcaatctcacctgctggttactgatgatgcagtcttagatgctaagtcaaagtcaaagtcaaaaataactttattcaagtaggcccataggtgtcacttttgatgggtaaataagaattacacggtagcgagatgatggcgataaccatattcgtaaacttaaaactaaagctacgagggttccaaacgcgtcctggtctaagaagaagcccacaacagacttagccgggtgttttttttttgttatcaccatctcacaatgtcatttaaaattattagaagagcaacctggttagagcaataattcacacccaagcttatttatcgattacgtagtcctttatactataataggacttttctataagtttattCTCTACAAGTTATATCAAATCCATATCCCTAataggtttttacgcgacatcgtaccgaaacgctaaatcgcttagcggcttgATTCGGTCGGTATGTGGTGGCGGTAACGGCGGAAGCCTCTGACAAGATGAGACCTCCACCAGACGAGAACTTAAACCCACAATGCTaagctgcaccagggaggtcgccgGATATACGGATTGATGCAACGTACTTGCTCTGCAGAGCACGCAGCAGGAACGACATCTGGCGGTGGTACTGGTACCGCTTGCTGCCCGGAGCACACTGTTCGGGCGCTGGACACTTGCCTTGACGGAACGCTTTTGTGTACGAATCCCGGATCGAGCGCCATCTTTTCTGCACCTCTTTACCTGAGGACAATAACAATtctcaaattaaattcaaactcGTTCATTGCAGGTAAAGcctaaaatagaaaattaaaaatcctcGCCCTAATGCGGATAAACATGGAACTATTGTTTCTATACTCTGTTAAATGCATGTCAAATGTATTGCCATGTATGTTTGCCAGGCAGGCGGTTTTCTGGACATGctttacttttatattcttatcAGAATACTAGCGCGATTTTATTcgtacaaacatacacacttccacattaattataatacattttagtaggatagtaggatttcttcaatctttgtactccacaccaaacagttctttCGGAATGTACtctctgcgcacgtttcgctccgacacagGAGCATCCTCAACTTAGGAATGCTCagaaaatactatttattgaatgttatcaaaacaatttctattataaaaaaattgtcggacgactggcgcagtgggaccctgctttctgagtccatggccgtgggtccgattcccacaactggaacatgtttatgtgatgaaaatgaatgtttttcagtgtcaggctgtttattttatgtgtgtgtttatcattcataaaaatcttattcatcagtcatcttagtacccataacacaagctccgcttactttgggactagatggcgatgtgtgtattgtcgtagtatatttatttatttattcattaacgAATATCGGCCACGTAAATCGACTTAAGATAATGGTAGTGACTTAGTCTGATAAAAACGCTGGcattttctacaaaaaaaaatctttcgttTCATTAATTCGAGGCCATGCGGTTCAATATATACGCTTCTATAACATGACTAGCTGTTTCACGCGATTTCATCATCaccgacccattaccggcccactacagggcacgggactcctcccacgatgagaaggggtcaagtctgtagtccgccacgctgggccagtgcggattggtggactccacacacctttgataatattatgaagaactctcaagcatgcaggtttccttaagacgttttccttcaccgtgaatgcaagtgacatttttaattacttaaacgcacataacttagaaaagttagaggtgtgtgctgggattcgaactcgactctccgaaagtgaagtcgagctcctaactaatccacacacctttgggaacattatggagaactctcaggtatgcaggtttcctcacgatgttttccttcaccgttgaagcaagtgatattttaataacagtgTATACCCAATCTTATAAGTTCACTCTTCTCTCTATTGGGACCATAATTATCGGTATTATAGGACATTCccatataaaaatcgatgtatGCACTATAGTTATTACAGAATACCCCCAACTTATATGGTTCGCTTCGCTTTATGAAGtaaggtatgtgatgatgcagcttAAGATGTTATCGGACGGTATGAAGAGTTTCTTAACAGAAATTCCCAAGAACTACCAATTTTGGCAATACCCGAGAATCGACTTCGTAGTTCATCATACTAACTACTACGAGGTGGTCGGCATCTATTATAGACAATTAtcttacatcatcatcatcatcatatcaaccgatacacgtccactgctggacataagtcttttgtagggagttccaaattctacggttctgtgccgcttggatccagcgttatttattattttcaacgtTATTTATCAAAGATTATCtaacatgtaaattaatattaatcaaatcaaatcaaatcaaatcaaaatacactttattgtacaccaaatacaaagaattagaacaaaaaaaaattatgctccagtttcgaagcgaaacgtgcgtataggggAACATTGGcgaagaactgtttggtgtggagtataagtattgaaggaattataaattacaccatacagattctcctgcttttcgcggagtatagcaaattaagcttaattttcataatagatttAATGCATTAAGCCACCAACATTAGTATGGGGATGTCCTGTAATAAAGATAAACCATGGTCACCGCAGTCATAGCGTAGCTATTCACACAGGCGAGGTCGTGAGACGCGATCGGACGAGTCAAGTTGAAGGACGCTATTGGACAGGTAAACGATATTTTATTAGCGATTCTAAAAAGCCGTAATGGCCGACGCGACGCTTCTCATCGatgcaattataattttaaggtttCAAATTTCTTAATTATATCGTGGGACTCTCATTGTCATCGTGAGGTTATGTATAACTCAAACCTTCTTTTCACATAGGAGAAAGAGagaaagaagttttttttagtaataattgaatttttgtgtAGTGCATatccaattaccggcccactacagagacGGCACGGGTTTCTttccaatgagaaggggttaaggcagtagtccaccacgctgacccagtgcggattggtggactccacacacctttgagatattatgtagaaccctcaggcatgcaggttacctcacgatgttctccctcaccgttgaagcaagttttttttttaattatttaaaacgcaaagaacttagaaaagttagagatgcgtgctgggattcgaacttggcccgccgaaagtgaagcctcttacccactgcgctatcaccgctgcaaCTTTTTGAATAGTAATAAGTAgaaattgcctataaacagaagaACACTTCGCAGGATAAGCAAGAAGCACGTTCTAcaaagtgccgtcctgtgtccatgaaACTAAGGCGTAGTTATTAACCATTATAACAGCGGCAaatacgcccttcagaccggaatacagcaatgcgGCTTAGCGGCAGCGTTAGTacatacttccccggacgagctgttacgttacaaaaagctctattacctACTGTTGGTAGagtcaaacagacagacttgacgtttcaaaagtgcttatattaggtctacttcgaataaattttgaattttgaatttggaatttgtttGACATAAATGGctttataacatcacgctaagacccTAAGGAGCTTATAAAACTAAtatgctaataaaaaaatgg
Coding sequences within:
- the LOC120634795 gene encoding uncharacterized protein LOC120634795 isoform X1, with the translated sequence MVRTKDNDGIKSGLIVAEVQKRPCLYDTNHMNYGDRAEKMRSWDEVYEGVVPGWPTLGQTEKSAAGKEVQKRWRSIRDSYTKAFRQGKCPAPEQCAPGSKRYQYHRQMSFLLRALQSKKPRYSQDKYESYSEISNSPQHPPPEDMPRIKHEVLDKPLDLKTKPEPEKPGTHDKCNQATMAEKKLEIKIDANAILPDDHFDDDKLFMNSLLPLFKKMDDDTRLLCRIEVLKIIRYALQGHKFFEAIKIAEDSFFKNRMSDILTKEEAVDTMNAPKAIESKLSMTTRSADGSRPIRKRRTRSPSPLPMPPKRRGPGRPRKVRPPPSDSDEEQLSKKRFPRLKVPPVDVSLASEEDSFNKATSVAQLSTPLFMKMYNLERTKFAPVTSSPQNLQISIKTEPLESGPPPVYSPI
- the LOC120634795 gene encoding uncharacterized protein LOC120634795 isoform X2: MSSKEVQKRWRSIRDSYTKAFRQGKCPAPEQCAPGSKRYQYHRQMSFLLRALQSKKPRYSQDKYESYSEISNSPQHPPPEDMPRIKHEVLDKPLDLKTKPEPEKPGTHDKCNQATMAEKKLEIKIDANAILPDDHFDDDKLFMNSLLPLFKKMDDDTRLLCRIEVLKIIRYALQGHKFFEAIKIAEDSFFKNRMSDILTKEEAVDTMNAPKAIESKLSMTTRSADGSRPIRKRRTRSPSPLPMPPKRRGPGRPRKVRPPPSDSDEEQLSKKRFPRLKVPPVDVSLASEEDSFNKATSVAQLSTPLFMKMYNLERTKFAPVTSSPQNLQISIKTEPLESGPPPVYSPI